CCAGGAAGCCGACGACCTCGAGCGACAGGTCGGCCACGGTCAGCTGGAGCTCGAGCCGTCCTCGCGGACGTACTCCTGCACCACGACCGCGTCGTAGTCGTCGGGCATGGTGGCGCTGAGGCCCGGGCACTCGAACTGCTGGGACTGGTCCTGGACCATCGTCGCCGCCGAGCAGCTGAGGGTGGCGATCGGCGAGCCGTCGGTCGAGAACACCATCTCGAAGATCGCCGCGCGCTCCTCCTCGAGGGTGTTGGTGATCGAGCCCTCGACGTTGGGCGTGGTCACGGCGTTGCCGTTGACCGAGCGCTCGACGCCCTTCAGCGTCCAGCCGTCGTCGACGGTGAAGCCGTTCCACGAGAACGACTTGCCGACCTCGACCTCCACCGGGTCGGTGCTGGTGTCGACGTCGTCGCCACCGCAGGCCGCGGTGCCACCGAGCACCGCCAGGGCGACCAGGGTGCCCGCGGCACGGCGCCGGGCACTCACGGCGCCGCCACGAAGGTCAGCAGGTCCTGGCGGGTGAGCACGCCGATCGGCTTGCCGTCCTCGTGGACGAGGACCGCGTCGGCCCCGGAGAGCAGGGTGACCGCGTCGGTGGCGGCCTCGGTCGAGCCGATCGTCGGCAGCGGCCCGGACATGTGGTCCTCGACCTGGTCGGTGAGCTTGGCGGTGCCGGCGAAGAGCGCGTCGAGCAGGGTGCGCTCGGAGACCGACCCGGCGACCTCGGCGGCCACGATCGGCGGCTCGGCGCGCACGACGGGCATCTGGCTGACGCCGTACTCCTGGAGGATGTGGACCGCCTCGGCGATGGTCTCGCCGGGGTGGGTGTGGACCAGGTCGGGCAGCCGGCCGGACTTGCCGCGCAGCACCTCGCCGACCGTGCGGTGGTCGGCCTGCGCGCCGGTGGCGAAGCCGTACTGCGCGAGCCACTCGTCGTTGAAGATCTTGGTGAGGTAGCCGCGGCCCGAGTCGGGCAGCAGCACCACGACGACCGCGTCGGTGCGGCCCTCGGCGGCCAGCTCCTGCGCGACCTGCCGCGCCGCCCACGCGGCCATCCCGCAGGAACCGCCGACCAGCAGCGCCTCCTCGCGGGCGAGGCGGCGGGTGAAGGCGAAGGAGTCGGCGTCGGAGACCTCGATCACCCGGTCGGCGACCGTGCGGTCGTAGGTGTCGGGCCAGAAGTCCTCGCCGACGCCCTCGACGAGGTAGGGGCGGCCGGTGCCACCGGAGTAGACCGATCCCGCCGGGTCGGCGCCGATCACCTGGACGTCGCGGCCGGCGAGCGCGGCCTGCTCCTTGAGGTAGCGCCCGACGCCGCTGATCGTGCCGCCGGTGCCCATGCCGCAGACGAAGTGGGTGATCCGGCCCTCGGTCTGCTCCCAGATCTCCGGGCCGGTGGTCTCGTAGTGCGAGCGCGGGTTGTGCGGGTTGGCGTACTGGTTGGGCTTCCACGCGCCGGGCTGGGAGGCGAGGCGGTCGGAGACGTTGTAGTAGGAGTCGGGGTGCTCGGGCGCGACGGCGGTCGGGCACACCACGACCTCGGCACCGTAGGCCTTGAGCACGTTGCGCTTGTCGACGCTGACCTTGTCGGGGCACACGAAGACGCACTTGTAGCCCTTCTGCTGGGCCACCATCGCGAGGCCGACGCCGGTGTTGCCGGAGGTCGGCTCGACGATCGTGCCGCCGGGCTGGAGCTCGCCGGACGCCTCGGCCGCCTCGATCATCCGCGTGGCGATGCGGTCCTTCACGGACCCGCCGGGGTTCAGGTACTCCACCTTCGCCAGGACCAGCGGACCGTCGGAGCCGGTCTCGGGGAGGTCCAGGGTCCGGCCGAGCCGGACGAGCGGGGTGTTGCCGATCAGGTCGATGACGGAGTTCGCGTACTGCACCGGGTCAATCTAGCCACCTACCGGGCCGTAACCCGCTTCCGCGGGTGCGTAGCATCGTGGCGTGGGGGCAACTGGAGCAGCACGCAAGCTGGCGTCGGCCGCCGCCCTGGGCGGCGGCGGACTGTCCGTGCTCGGAGCCGGGCTCTACGGCGTCCTGGTGGCCGAGGCGAAGTTCGCTCGGAAGGTCATCGGCAACGCGACCGACGCCCCGCCCGACGCCACCGGCTGGTACGGCCGGGGCCGCCCCGGCCCGGCGATCCGGATCGCCCTGCTCGGCGACTCGAGCGCCGCCGGCTACGGCGTGGAGCGGGTCGAGGACACCCCGGGCGCCCACCTCGCGAGCAGCCTGGCCGCACAGGCCGACCGTCGGGTCCACCTGCGCTCCTTCGCGGTCGTGGGCGCCCAGTCGAGCGCGCTCGCCGACCAGGTCGACGCCGCGCTCGGCACCCACCCCGACCTCGCCGTGCTGCTCATCGGCGCCAACGACGTCACCCACACCGTGCTGCCGTCCGCGTCGGTGCGCTACCTCGCCGAGGGCGTACGCCGCCTGCGCGAGGCCGGCGTCGTCGTGGTCGTCGGCACCTGCCCCGACCTCGGCACGATCCGCCCGATCCCGCCGCCGCTCAAGCAGGTGGCGCGCGAGTGGTCGCGCCGGCTCGCCGCCGCCCAGACCATCACCGTCGTCGAGAACGGCGGCCGCTCGGTCTCGCTCGGCGACATCCTGGGTCCGGAGTTCGACGCCGCGCCCGCGGTGCTGTTCGGCCCGGACCGGTTCCACCCGTCCGCCGACGGCTACCGCCAGCTCGCGTCGGTGCTCGTCCCGTCCTGCCTCGCCGCGCTCGACCTGCTGCCCGACGACGAGGCGCTGCCCGAGCCGCTGCGCCGCGAGGGCATCCTGCCGGTCGCGGCCGCCGCGGTCCGCGCCGCGCGCACCCCCGGCACGGAGGTCGACGGCACCGAGGTCGGCGGCAACCAGCGCGGCCTGCGCGGGCGCTGGGTCGAGCTGCGCCACCGTCGGCGCCGCCCCTCCACCGACGCCGAGTCGCCCGAGGAGCACGAGGACCACGAGGTCGGCCTGTCGGTCGAGGACGAGACCGCCTGACCCTCGCCGGCGGGTTCGGGCCCTCCCGCGAGCGGTGTCCCACCCACGTTCTGCGCGCCGGAAACGTGGCTGGCGCACCGCCGGGGTCGTACGCGCGCAGCCTCCCGCCCGCGAGCGGTGTCCCACCCACCTTCTCAGCGCCGGGACTGTGGGTGGCGCACCGCCAGGCGCGGTTCCCGGGCTCGTACGCCCGCGGACCGGGCACGAACGACGGACGGCCCGCCCGAGCAGTGCTCGGGCGGGCCGCCGTCTCGGGACCAGATGTGGTCGGTCGCTGCGGTCAGTCGCCGCGCAGGATCGCGAGGATGCGCAGCAGGTTGGTGTAGATCCAGACCAGGCTGACGGTCAGGCCGAAGGCCGCCCGCCACGACTCGCGCTCCGGGAGGCCGGCGGCGACGCCGTTCTCCACGAAGTCGAAGTCGAGGATCAGCATGAAGACGCCGAGCGCCAGGCCGACGAACGACATCACCAGGCCGAGGGCACCGAAGCCGAACAGGCCGGTCTGGATGCCGAAGAAGCTCAGCACCAGCGACAGCAGGCCGAGGCCCACCATGCCGAGGACGCCCGCCATCACGAACGTGCGGAACTTCGCGCCGACCTTGATGTCGAAGAACTTGTAGGCCGCGAGCGTGCCGGCGAAGGCCGCGAAGGTGCCGAGGACGGCCTGGGTGATGATGCCGTCACCGAAGCTGGCGTCGAAGAACTTGCTGATCGCGCCGAGCGCGACGCCCTCGAAGAGGGCGAACGCCATCACCAGCGCCGGGCTGATCACGCGCTTGAACGAGTTCACGAGTGAGAGCAGGAACGCCGCGCCGGAGCCGACGATCATCAGCGTCGTCGCGGTGCCGAGAGCGGCGTCGTCGGTGACGGTCCGACCGAAGGAGTCGGTGGTGTAGACGTCGCCGATGACGTACCAGGTGGCGAATGCGGCGGCGAAGACGAGCGCGATCGAGATCGCGGTCTTCTGCACGACCGAGTCGATCGTCATCCGGCGCTGGTCGACCTGGCCGGGGGTCTCGCCGTAGCCGGGGTAGGCAGCGCCCCCGCCGGCGTAGGTCTGGTTGCCGAAGGCGTTGGAGGAGCGGTTGAACTCCTCCGAACGGGCGAACACGGGGTTGTTGCTTCTCATGGTCTCTCCTTGGAGGCCTCCTCCGGAGTCTCCGGAGGTCGCGACGCCGTCGTGGTGACGGCGCCTGTCATGTCATCCCACTCTAGCCGGGATGACACAGGGTCAAACGTGCGCCGCGGGGGCACTGTTCCCGTCACAGGAACTTCTCAGGAACGCCGGTCCTCAGCGACGCCGCTCGCAGTGCCGGGCGTCCTCGGCCCGGCACCGGTCGGTGCCGCCACCGCCGCGGGCGACGTCGTCGCCGGGGCCGCCGAGCAGCACGTCGTCGGCGTACGACCCGACCAGCACGTCGTCGCCGCCGCGGCCCCGTGCGGTGTAGGGCGCTCCCCCGCCCACCCGGTCGTCGCCCGGCGTCCCGAGGTAGGTCCAGCGGCCGCGGTTGTGGGGCATCACGACCCGCTCGACGTCGGCGACGACCGACCGCACCGGGTCGCGGTGGCCGAAGCGCACCGCGAACCGCTCGCGGGCGTGGTCGAGGACCCCACGGGTGAGCGGGCCGGTGTCGAGCACCGCCAGCAGCACCTCGTCACGTCCGGGGCCACCGGTGAGGGCGTGCCGCCCGCGGCCGAGGTAGACCTCGAGCCGGTCGCGGCCGGGACCGCCGTCGAGGGTCGAGGGGCCGCCCTCCTTGCGCAGTCCGTCGATGCCGGGGCCGCCGAGGAGGACGTCGGTGCCGCCGGTGGAGTCGAGGTAGTCGTCGCCCTCTCCCCCGATGAAGACGTCGTCGGCGTCCTCGCCGCGCGCGGGGGCGTACTCGTCCCAGTCGTTGACGACGAAGTCGTCGCCGCCACGGCCCTCGATCCGGTCGCCGCCACCCTTGCCGATCAGCTGGTCCGGGCCCTCCGTGCCGAGCAGGGTGTCGCCGTGCGTCGACCCGAGGACCTCGACGACCGCACCGCTGGTGGGGACCGGCTGGGCCAGCACCACCGTGTCGGCGCCGTCACCGGTCGCGGTGCCGGCCACGAGGTCGACGACGACGCCGGCTGGCGACGGCGAGAAGTCGATCGTGTCGGGGCTGCCGTAGCCGTCGCTGCGCAGCACCGTGTTGACACCGACGTCGACCAGGTCGTCGCCGGGTCCCGGGACGACGGTGTCGCCCTGCGGCTCGGGCTCGCTCTCGAAGAGCGGCACCCGGCCGTTGGTGCCGCCGAAGAGGCGGTCGTCGCCCTCGCCGCCGGTCAGCACGTCGGCACCCGCGTCGCCGCAGACGACGTCGTCGCCCGCTCCTGCGTCGACCTCGTCGTTGCCGCCGAGCGCCGCGATGACGTCGTCTCCGGGCGTCCCGGTGAGCACGTCGTCGTCAGCGGTGCCGACGATGGTCGCGGTGAGCCCGTCGCACGTGGCGGCGGCGCGTGTGCTCCCCGCGTGCGCCGCGGTCGCCGACGCCAGCACCAGCGTGCCCGCCGCGAGCAGGCGCGTGATGGTCGTGCGTCCGGTCATGGTTCCCCCTCGGCTGCCGAGAGTAGGCCGCGCGGGCCGGGCACGCGAGGGGCACGAGCCGCTCCCGCTCTTCCCGGCCGCCGCGTCCGCGTGGGTGCCGCGGAGCATCGCCCCGCGCCGATCAGGACGCGAGGGTGAAGAGGCTGGCGAGCCGCCGCTCGGCCGGTGAGTAGTCGATCCCGCCCGACGGACCTCCGGGCAGGGGTGGGGCCGTCGACCTGGCGAGGCGGAGGTGCTCCGAGACGGTGCCGACCTCGTGGAGCCCGCTGTCCGGCGGCTCGATGACCCACGAGGTCCACCCGGGCGACTCCTTGAGGTAGTTGCAGCGCTCGCACAGGCCCTGGCCGTTGGCGGCGGTGGTCGAGCCTCCGCGCGCGACGGGGACGACGTGGTCGTGGTGGCGGATGGCGGCGTTGCAGCCGGAGGTGCGGCAGGTGCCGCCGTCGCGGAGGTCGAGGAGCTCGGCCAGCGCGCCGTCGAAGTGTCGGGCGGTCGACTCCATCGCGACGAGCGCGCGGTCGGCCGGGCTGGCGAAGAGTCGGCGCAGCGCGGCCTTCGCGGCGGAGCTGGCGCGACGCACGAGGTCGGTGCAGAGCGCGGCGGGCAGGAAGCCCTCGCCCTGGACGAGCCCGGGCTCGGTGCCGTCGCCGAGGAGGGACTCGACGCCGATGACGAGGTTGACGCGCACCGGCGCGACGTCGGTGACGGGGTCGCGCCCGGTGACGCGGGCGACGAGGGTGTCGGCGCGGACCTGTCCGTCGGTCCGGTCGTCGCCGTGCGACCGGGCGCTCGCGGCGGCGGCGTCGAGGGCCGCGCGGACCGCGGCGAGGTCCTCGAGGGGCAGCGTGGCGACCAGCCGTCCGGTGCCGTCGTCGAGGCGCTGGGTGGTGACGCGGCGGTCGGCCCGGGCGCGGCGGTGGCGGCGGGCCTCCGCCTCGGCCGCGACGGTCAGGCAGGAGCGGCGTACGGCTTGGCGCAGCCGGACGTCACCCAGCCCGGCGAGCCGGGGCGCCAGGTCGTCGTCGACCCGACGGCGCTGGTCGGGGTCGAGGTGGGCGACCTCGCGGGCGATCGCGAACGCGCGGTCCTCGGTCAGCTCGCCGCGCGCGAGGGCGGCGAGCGCCAGCGGGAGGTCGTCACGCAGGCGACGCGAGAGCAGGACGCGCTGCTCGCCCTGGTGCGGGCTGGCGAGCGTCGCCCGCGCGACCTCGGCGCCGACGGACATCGCCCGCGGAGGCGTGCGTCGGCCGGTGGCCGGCACGTCGTCGGTGTCGGCGAGGTCTGCGAAGGTGGCGGCGAGGAGGACCTGGGCCCCCGCGGCGGCGGACTTGATCCGCTCGAGGGCCTCGATGCCGTCGAGCAGGTCGACCGGGCCGCCGGTCACGGTCAGGTCGCCGAGGAGGTCGGCAAGGGCGTGGAGCTCCTCCGCCGGCCAGTCCGAGCGATGCGCCATCCCCCCACCTCCTTGATCGATCACTAGTTCTATTGTGACACTGGCCACCGACATCGCCCATCGAGAGATCGTCACGATCCACCGGACGTGCCTGGTGCGGCGCGGCGACTCGCACGGGTAGACATGGGGTCGGAACGCCTGGCCAGAAGCAGGGAGCGATGTCGATGGGACCACTGAGCCAGCAGGCGCCCGGCGCGCGTGTCTATGTCGACATGGTGGGCGACCTGTTCCACGCCGGCCACGTCGACCTCCTCCGGGCCGCGCGCGCCCACGGCGACCACCTGGTCGTGGGCGTGCTCTCCGACGAGACCGCAGCGTCCTACAAGCGGCGACCCGTGATGACCCTCGCCGAGCGGGTCGCCGTCATCGAGTCCTGCAGGTACGTCGACGAGGTGGTCGCCGGCGCGCCCGACCGGCTGACCGAGGAGTTCCTCGCCGCGCACCGGATCGCGACGGTCGTCCACGGCGACGACCTGTCGCTCGAGGGGGCGAGGCAGGTCTACGGACCCGCCGTCGCCGCCGGCACCTTCGTGACCGTGCCACGCACCAGCGCCCTGTCGACGACCGAGGTCATCCGGCGGGTGCGCGAGCGGGGCGACCTGTGGCCCCGATGACGCGACGCCTGGCCCGGCGGATCGAGCACGACTTCGACCCGCACGACGTCGAGACGGTCACCCGCGTCGTGGCACGTGCGGCGACGTCCGAGCGGGTGCAGGCCGCGATCGTGCTCGCCGCCGCCGGCGACGCGCGCGAAGCTGCCCGGCAGGCCGCGCTGGCCGGGACCGACTGGCGCGACGTCCTCGTCAACGCAGGGCTCGCGGATGGCGACTGGGCCTCAGCCCTGGACCACCACCTGGGGCGGTAGGCCCCAGGCTCCGCCCGCGGACCCACGACCCCAGCACCGCGAGGCCCGCGAGCGGGACCAGCACCGCGGCGGTGGCGACACCCTGCACCGAGGTGAGGACCAACAGCACCAGGGTCACCAGCGCCAGGGGCAGGACCGCCAGCACGGCGGACACGACCAGCACCAGGACGCCCCGCGGACGAGGCCGCCTCGGCTCGAGGACGAACCCGGCAGCGAGCGCGGCGACGGCGGCGCCGAG
Above is a genomic segment from Nocardioides okcheonensis containing:
- a CDS encoding SGNH/GDSL hydrolase family protein: MGATGAARKLASAAALGGGGLSVLGAGLYGVLVAEAKFARKVIGNATDAPPDATGWYGRGRPGPAIRIALLGDSSAAGYGVERVEDTPGAHLASSLAAQADRRVHLRSFAVVGAQSSALADQVDAALGTHPDLAVLLIGANDVTHTVLPSASVRYLAEGVRRLREAGVVVVVGTCPDLGTIRPIPPPLKQVAREWSRRLAAAQTITVVENGGRSVSLGDILGPEFDAAPAVLFGPDRFHPSADGYRQLASVLVPSCLAALDLLPDDEALPEPLRREGILPVAAAAVRAARTPGTEVDGTEVGGNQRGLRGRWVELRHRRRRPSTDAESPEEHEDHEVGLSVEDETA
- a CDS encoding cystathionine beta-synthase; its protein translation is MQYANSVIDLIGNTPLVRLGRTLDLPETGSDGPLVLAKVEYLNPGGSVKDRIATRMIEAAEASGELQPGGTIVEPTSGNTGVGLAMVAQQKGYKCVFVCPDKVSVDKRNVLKAYGAEVVVCPTAVAPEHPDSYYNVSDRLASQPGAWKPNQYANPHNPRSHYETTGPEIWEQTEGRITHFVCGMGTGGTISGVGRYLKEQAALAGRDVQVIGADPAGSVYSGGTGRPYLVEGVGEDFWPDTYDRTVADRVIEVSDADSFAFTRRLAREEALLVGGSCGMAAWAARQVAQELAAEGRTDAVVVVLLPDSGRGYLTKIFNDEWLAQYGFATGAQADHRTVGEVLRGKSGRLPDLVHTHPGETIAEAVHILQEYGVSQMPVVRAEPPIVAAEVAGSVSERTLLDALFAGTAKLTDQVEDHMSGPLPTIGSTEAATDAVTLLSGADAVLVHEDGKPIGVLTRQDLLTFVAAP
- a CDS encoding calcium-binding protein — protein: MTGRTTITRLLAAGTLVLASATAAHAGSTRAAATCDGLTATIVGTADDDVLTGTPGDDVIAALGGNDEVDAGAGDDVVCGDAGADVLTGGEGDDRLFGGTNGRVPLFESEPEPQGDTVVPGPGDDLVDVGVNTVLRSDGYGSPDTIDFSPSPAGVVVDLVAGTATGDGADTVVLAQPVPTSGAVVEVLGSTHGDTLLGTEGPDQLIGKGGGDRIEGRGGDDFVVNDWDEYAPARGEDADDVFIGGEGDDYLDSTGGTDVLLGGPGIDGLRKEGGPSTLDGGPGRDRLEVYLGRGRHALTGGPGRDEVLLAVLDTGPLTRGVLDHARERFAVRFGHRDPVRSVVADVERVVMPHNRGRWTYLGTPGDDRVGGGAPYTARGRGGDDVLVGSYADDVLLGGPGDDVARGGGGTDRCRAEDARHCERRR
- a CDS encoding HNH endonuclease signature motif containing protein, which translates into the protein MAHRSDWPAEELHALADLLGDLTVTGGPVDLLDGIEALERIKSAAAGAQVLLAATFADLADTDDVPATGRRTPPRAMSVGAEVARATLASPHQGEQRVLLSRRLRDDLPLALAALARGELTEDRAFAIAREVAHLDPDQRRRVDDDLAPRLAGLGDVRLRQAVRRSCLTVAAEAEARRHRRARADRRVTTQRLDDGTGRLVATLPLEDLAAVRAALDAAAASARSHGDDRTDGQVRADTLVARVTGRDPVTDVAPVRVNLVIGVESLLGDGTEPGLVQGEGFLPAALCTDLVRRASSAAKAALRRLFASPADRALVAMESTARHFDGALAELLDLRDGGTCRTSGCNAAIRHHDHVVPVARGGSTTAANGQGLCERCNYLKESPGWTSWVIEPPDSGLHEVGTVSEHLRLARSTAPPLPGGPSGGIDYSPAERRLASLFTLAS
- a CDS encoding Bax inhibitor-1/YccA family protein, which produces MRSNNPVFARSEEFNRSSNAFGNQTYAGGGAAYPGYGETPGQVDQRRMTIDSVVQKTAISIALVFAAAFATWYVIGDVYTTDSFGRTVTDDAALGTATTLMIVGSGAAFLLSLVNSFKRVISPALVMAFALFEGVALGAISKFFDASFGDGIITQAVLGTFAAFAGTLAAYKFFDIKVGAKFRTFVMAGVLGMVGLGLLSLVLSFFGIQTGLFGFGALGLVMSFVGLALGVFMLILDFDFVENGVAAGLPERESWRAAFGLTVSLVWIYTNLLRILAILRGD
- a CDS encoding adenylyltransferase/cytidyltransferase family protein, coding for MSMGPLSQQAPGARVYVDMVGDLFHAGHVDLLRAARAHGDHLVVGVLSDETAASYKRRPVMTLAERVAVIESCRYVDEVVAGAPDRLTEEFLAAHRIATVVHGDDLSLEGARQVYGPAVAAGTFVTVPRTSALSTTEVIRRVRERGDLWPR